ACAATTCtaagtttatttatagtaATCATATGGAAGGTTTTGCAAGCAGCAGCCAATTGCTGCCTGCGCTATGCTGGCCGCATTATTGCCAATGCCGATGATCATGAGAAtgcgtatgcgtatgtgtTTGGCCATGACCATGACGTCAATGCGACCGCAGTGAGACATCTACAACTGGTAGCATTTCCACAAtcgcactcacattcacactcacactcacatacacgcACTACGCACGCTGAGGATGACGCTAATGACGAGGTGTCAACGGCACgtgaacaacagcagcagcaacaacatcaactacagcagcaacatttatCTAGTTCTAGTCTAcaaaagagcagcaacagcctgacgacaacagcagcagtagcaactacaacagcaacagcagcaactacaacagcagcaacatcatcagcgacaacaacaactagagtCGTGATGTTGTCGGCGGCCAAGTCTAGACTGCCATTGATGACTTTGTTAATTGCATTGCTGCTGAGCATGCGTCTCACATCGGGTAAGTAACTGTCAATGAGCATCAGGCCAGATACTAGATACAAGCTCACTCAGAtacattccatttcatttcattctttgCTTTACTCACTCCCAGACCGTCTtcattcaaaaaattaaaataatcgCCTCCAGTGGTCGTAAAACCTACTCGAATCATATTAAAGTGGCGCCAGCTTGCCAATTTACGagtactcacactcacacacactcacactcattgCCGGCTCGATCGTTTTAAGTACTCATATTTTTCGCTTACTCGCCTCGTTTGTTTgtctattctttttttttttgttccgcGAATATTTGCCTAAAAAATGTGACACATTTTATCCCAAAATGACGCAATTTTTCACAGCATTCAcaacatatttgtttatcccatttgccaaaaattaatttgaaacgAATTCTTTTTAGTGGAGGGAACAAGAATACTATAAAAgcttaaaaagaaagaatgaaatattaaatatgcttttaaTAACGTTTTGTCTTTTATCCTAGTCCCCATTCATCTCTCTGTACAGGAAATAGTTGTCAACACAATTTTGTTAATAGTTTCATCTTAAGTCTTTCAACAATTCATCATTAATATTAGAAGTACATGTTTCTgaaattgtgtttgtgtgtttagCGGATGTTGTCATTATAAGAGTGTATTCATATTTTGGCAAACTTTATAGCCGATCAACTTACTTTTGGGACAGCAGCCATAAAATTTGCTGGCAGCCCAAATACTTTATGCACGTGTTCATATCCTACTGATTGTTCATTGTAgattcatatataaaaattggataaattaataaattcattgaatTAAAGAATTCATTGTAAAAAAAGAGTTGCAATGCATCTATACTATTATTTCTTTTCGCATTCTCATTCATTACAATCATAGATATAATTTCTCATCTGATTAAACTCTCAACTGTAGCTTGATTTCTTGTCACATATATCATATTTGACAAATGAGttaattgtattattgtatttctttttcaaaagCTGGCACCTGCTGGCAAACGCATCTTGGCAGCgggaaatgcaataaaatctTTTCCACCAACATCACAAAATCTGATTGCTGCGGCGTCAGCCAGACATTCTCCTACACGGATCGCGAACTGAGCAGTGTGGAGTATTTCTTTGCCACAGCCATTGGAGGTGGCGTTGAGTGTGCGCCATGCATAGGTAAGCTTAATCGAAATagtacaaattaattaagttagCCGATGTATTCTAGCAGTAACTTAAAATCATTGTATTCTGTTTTGAATTTGCCATATTTAAAGAGAGTTGCAAGGGCTTTAAATGTGGGCCAAACAAAAAGTGCGTGAAACGCAAAGGAAGGcccaaatgtgtgtgtgcacctGAATGTGGTGCAACACTGCGGCGCAAGcatcagctgcaacagcaacagctgcagcagcaacaacatcacaaTGTTGCCGAGCAACAGTCATGGCAACCACCGAAATCATCAGCGCTGTTGTTGTCCGCAATGCCGCCGCGTGGCTCACGTAGTCTAATTAGTGAAATTACAAATGCCAATTTAGGTTTAGATGGCGCCAAACGTCAAagcgaaagcagcagcaacaacagcagcaacaacaacaacagcaacggtaCTGATAACCAAAGAAATCAACTGCAAGAgaagccaatgccaatgccaaagcGAACCAGTCGTCGAAGGGGGATGCTGGGCGAAACGAAACACAGAAGACTTTTGATTatagacagcagcagcagcagcaatttgcAAGAGCAGCCGACAACCAGACGATTGCATATGGagggcaacggcaacagcaacggcggcAGAGTGCAGATGCAGATAAAAGCGGAGAGGGAGACGGAATGGGAGAAagagttggagatggagagaTTGGCGCCGATACGGGGCTACGATCGTCGCAGACATAGAaaaaataacagcagcagcaacaacaacaacaacaacaacagcagcagcagcagtaacaacaatggcaaacacTTAACAAGATCAATGACGACGCTAacgtcgacaacaacaacaacagcgttGAAGgtgacggcgacggcgacaggAGCCAATGACTCGTCGTCCACGACGCCTGCGCAGACAGCTCAGTCTAGACACAAGTTGGCAAATGCTAATGAACCCGCCAACGACATtaacagacagcagcagcagcaactgcagcagaaAGACAATGCTCCAGCTCGAGTCAGAcaccaacatcagcagcagcagcagcagcagcagcttgctCCAAATCACGAACAACAATACGACAATGGATCGCAGCAGCGCAGGCATAAGCATAAGCACAACCACAAGGATAAGCCgcacgcagcagcaacagaaacagcagcagcagcagaaggcaTATTGCTGACAGCGAATACCACAAtgtctgggtctgggtctgaGTCTGGGactgggtctgggtctgggACTGGCGCACGTCGTCGTCTGTATCTGGCTGAACACGGAAGTGAAACGGCTGCGTCATCGGGCacgagcagcggcagcagcagcagcagcagcaacagccacttGGCTAATACCGATGATTTAACATTTCTGGCTGGAATTTATGAGGCTGCGCCAATGGTGGTAAGTGAGCAAAGCATTGCATACTCTTtagggcagcagcagcagcagccgaacaCTTTGCCTCATTCTGCCACTTCTTATTctcaccaacagcaacagcagcagcagcaacaacaccacacAAATCCGGTTTGTGGCAATGATGGTCGCACCTACAACACTGAATGCCAGCTGCGCAAACGTGCCTGCCGCACCAACAACGCCCAACTTGAGGTCGCCTATCGCGGCCACTGCAAGAGTGAgtatcgcaatcgcaatcgctaTCAGTATATTAAGTACAATAAGTATGAAtgtgagtctgagtctgagaaACAATTTTGTGTGCAATTTTAGCTACGCCTTTAGTGCGCTTTACCTCATTTGCACTTAGCTGCCACAGTATGTTACATTTAAAAGCGACAGCTTTTGcgacaaaatgtaaaaaactaaaaaactttTACCTACATTAATTACCAAATCTTACTAACTTTTCCATATCCAACATTTATAAAGAAACATTCTTGTTGaaccaaatttattttgcttaaagGTCAAACctaataaaacaagtaagaaagctagaatccagtatgctcgactgtgatatacccgctTCCCATTTTTTAAACAccatattgtaaaaatataccaaattaatatatcgaaaaaaaaattgctataCAGAAATATTTCTTACGTaacttataaaatttatatctaATCGCAGACACATTTTCAGGAATcttaaatactgtagttattgtACCGAAGACCCCtgcttcaacatttttaatgtaaatgcGTAGTTGGTATCTCACACTTGAACATATTTGATTGTACGTTTCTTacttatttcaatttacatttaaagatttattaactaattaagCTAGTAGGGAACATTACAGGGCACATTTTTTGGGCCAAACCTCAAGCTTATATGAAAACtaatttatgattattcatttcaaaactTATCATTTTGCCGCTTaactttctgttttgtttcttattgaggccaaacaaaaaatcgTTTGCATATGTTTCGTTTAAATTTTAGTCCGTTAAAGGAGATGTAGGTTATTTTGTTAGGAATTTAACTCATGTGTTATATATGTCAGTGTATTCTCAGTTATAGCTTTGAGAGTTTGCGTGCCAAAAACACAGCGGCGCCGCAATTAGATTAGATGACAAATTATTGCACATTTCAATTACGGCCAACAAGTTGTCGCCGCCAATGCATTGCACTGAAATCAAGCAATCAACTGCTCAACCGATCAACTGATCAACTGGACACACTGTTCGCATAGCAACCTAATGGTTTTTTCGCCCGATCAATGGACCGTGCCATCGAGAGCTGtttggctatttttttttttgcacacactCCCCGCTCACCGCTGGCGAATGTTgtgtaataatttaatgatacAGGAAGCACTCGCAAACATGCTCAAAtgatcaataaaaatgtacaagaACGATGAGGAGAGCCAACTGTTTGCACGGCCAAAAGAACTTGTTGGATTAGCCGCAAGCGGCGCACCGCCtgtcgcttgttgttgctgcttgccagACATAAAACGGCAACGACAGtggcaggcaacagcaacaccaacaacaacaacaacatcgtcaGCAAGCAACCAAGCATCTAATGTTGGCGCGTGCCAATGACGACAAacagcagcttcagcttcagctccagcttcGACTTTAGCTGCAGCCTCAGTTTCAGATCTGTGGAATGTGCAATCTGCAATCGGCAATCTTGACTGTGGCTATTGGCTGTGGCAATGCAGATCTGTTGCCAgcaaacggcaacagcaacgcctTCAATGCGACTTTCTTGCTCGTAATTTTGTGCAGAAAAATGAATGCGATTTCTTTGCTCTCttctggttgctgctgctgatgctgctgctgctgcgtgtgTCACGATTGGCGCCAAGGCGTTTCAACGGGCCATGTGCACTGATAAATTTGACAGTTTATAGCTGTGCGGATAAAAACatctatacacacacacaaactcgaATGTGTGGTTGTGCATTCAAGTGTTCAAGCGTGCATTTTTGGGCGCTAATCAATGAAATTGgcaacagtttttatttatagaacaATCACACAAAACACATGTCATGGCGTCAATATTGCAAGGGCAAACTGATTTTGCCTAAAAATACATGGCATTTGGTATTCGAAATagtaattttgtgaatatgaTCTCAGATTTGCATGTAAAAATATGGCACTTAAAGAGAAAGTTGCAAAAGCATGCGACAGCATTTAAAGGCACATATTTTAAGAAGTCATTAAAAAAGGAATTTCTGAGGTATTCAATTTAGTTAACCAATGAAAATTATACccattaacaataataaaataaaaaagtaagaaataaAACTACTTTTATCTCAAATGCAAACTTTgaatatatgttaaatattaataataaaagttgaagaactacattcgaaatataagAAAGTAGTCAAAATAAATCAGATTAatagccaaagcagctaagactcCTTTGCAGTAGGCGtgattttccaatttttccatttttctcGCAACTGAATTGTTAGTAATCATAAATACGATAGTTATTATTGGCTGTGccaaaattctagctttaaaattacgtcGATCTGCATTCAAACTTAACAAGTGCTGTTGAGAAAAAAAGCTTAAAacgtaaatgtaaattatttaatgaaatattcattcaatattactatttatttctcttgcattttaaaaattgcttaaGATTAATAGTGCcatattaaattcattcaagaaaactattattaaaCTTACGTTGctcacatttcatttaaagatTGCTTAAGTTAATATCATATTCAGACAAAAATATGTAGAACTTATTTCCCAAGATTACTCTTAAGtaacaaattaaacataattcaCAACATTCATTAAAAACCTTTTACTTGGAAATCAGTTTACTTTTATCAATAATCTTAAAAtcgttttttaatatagtgcAGTTAAAAAGTAATTTCCTTGCCATTCAATCTGACCTTGTTTGTGCACTCACTCTGCCATAATAttattgcaatcaaattgatttcacataccactataatttaattaaatttttcgcATCCTTGCAGCCAGCTGCAATGGCGTTCAATGTGTGAACGGACTGACTTGTGTGGAGGATCAGTACATGATGCCACATTGCATAGTATGCAAAATTGATTGCCCCTgggacgatgatgatgatgttgatgatgagaGTGCTGCATACGATCTGGATAGCGATGAGGAGAAgtcgcagcggcagcagcgacgggcggtgtgcgGGGTGGATGGCAAAACATACAGGAGCACTTGTGATATAAATCGCATGATTTGCAAAATTGGACGATCAATTGCTGTGGCGTATCCGGGACCGTGTCGAGGTATGTAATTTTTACGTATTGGAATCGTATTCGAATTCCTACTCGCAAGTATTTTGATGATTGTTGATTGATAAGCTTTTAAAAGTCAGTTCGATGCCGTTTTACTGGTGGTTTGGACAAATTATTGCCAGCAATTGCAGTTTGCTGCTTGCCTCTTgttattgcaattgcaactatatgttgctgttgctgtggctgctgttatCCATGTGGTTGTTGGTAACGTAAGCGGCCGTGCAAATTTAACAACAATCAACGCGAAACCgcaattttgcatttgattgaCTTGGCTTGGCTGAAGTTTCAAGTCAACTTTGCAACCACAAGTTGTTGTCATAGCTGTGTTGCTTGtgtgtcgctgtcgctgtcgcactgttgtctgctgtttgctgtctgCAACTGCCGAGCCATATTAAGTTGCTCTCGGTGTTTGTTGGCTGAAATTGCTACATTTGCTTATACGGTTCCATGATTGCCAGCAATTTGATTagccagttgctgttgttgttgttgcagttgctgccgcagctgctcttgttattgttactgttgttgttgttgtcgctgtcagCATTGGTCTACATTGAGTGGTGTGTGCTTccacaacaacgacgatgGGTCTCGGCATAATTCATGCTTATTAATTTTGTGGTTACAATGCGATTGATCAACTCCGATTTCCAATTAATTACATGCAAAACAGACGCTGCAGCCGCTGACCGCCCACAATCAAatgttgccgttgtcgctgttgttgttattcgtgttgttgttgttgttgttgcatctcAGTCATTGtcgtttgtcgttgttgccgcCTTGGTGTCAGTCTCCGAGCCAATTAAAGGCGTGGCGGGTGTTGCATTCTCGCGCGCCATATCTACACATATCTGGCaaactgacacacacacacagacagacagacggacagacagacagacagacggacagacagacgagtGACCAAACTGGTTTAGTGTGTCATAGGCGGCTGCCGGCTGCAATTGCGTGCTAATTGCAGTGTTTTGTTGCAAATTACAGCCTgtaattaatgttaaaaagtaactgaaaacaaaaacaaaaactaaaaaaggaaaactacTTAACAACCAAGCGCAGCTGCTCGCTTAAATTCTCCACagccacatccacatccacatcgaaCTGCAGCAATTACAAACATAATACTGACTTAATAGCAGCTTTGTCCATTTTCTATTCACTCTTTTGCTTTGATTAGCATGTGCCAAATTCATTTGTTGTAAGCAAATACGTGGGCTAATCAATTAAACCATTTAGACATTCGATTCCTAAAGTGCTAACTGCTTGATTGTCAATCGGTATTTAGTAGTTGCAATGACAACTGCAATGGACGACTAAAGTAAGCATTACGCTAAAGTTAAGCACCTTAAATTACAGAATGAAAATCAGCCATTAAGTGAACATTTTGTAGTGCAGCTTAAgtaataaattttcttttaaaaattattaaaacgtGGTGTGGTTTAAAATCTTGATTAAAATCATGAAACAAGATGGTGTCAAAATTgaactaattttaaaaaaattagatTACCCAATCTTGAATtgcaagattataatcttgttttaataatagaaaaatctCAAAATTGATCCAAGAATGCGAAATCATAATCAAGATTAAACAATGATTTGATTTAGATTGtttaaaatagataaaaaaaaagtcttagaatgcaaatttagtataaaaatcTTGATTGAAGATTTTTTCAATCTAAAAATCATAGTGCAAGATAGTTTTTTTGTAAGATTGAAAAAGTCTTAAATCAATATTGGTAATCTTCTTTTCCATCTAgatttctttctctctgtgtgtataCTTACTTTTAATTACAGTTAGCCCAAACAAGTTCGACacattttctttcatttattgaGAGTTTTGCAtaagatataaaaatataataacttcCACCaaataattcttaatttaatagaaattacaCTAAGAAAATAACGAATTTGGACCAGCAGAATTGATGATATTTCTTATTTCTCATGCcaaaaatatagttatttcTTGGTTTCTGTTCTCTTAGCTGTTAGAGCTATGATTGCGAGTGccagtgtgagtgtgagtgctaAGCTACTTGTATTCAGACatattcgtatttatttagtgtGCGTGCAATAAATTCCTAAGAACATTGCCTTCGGCTGATTGTTGCTTTGGCCCCTTTAGCACGAGCTGTTTGCACGGTAGCCggatattaaaataaattaagatcATTAACAATTattcacttttgcttttagcACTGCAGTgcgagtgcgtgtgtgtgtttagttgGCTGATGATCTTGGCATGAAGAGggtactctttttttttttttgtttttgtgtttttgccaGCTTCTGTTCAGTTCCTGCGCGTTGCTGCTCTGTCTGCTATTCCTCTTAGTGATTCAGGTTCTAGAgtctgctgcggctgctgcagttgctcttTCCTCTGTCTGTGTCTTAATCTGCGTCTGTGTCCTCATCTGATAAAATAATGCATACACATAATCGTGTATAACTCTCTTTCTGGCTGCAGTGCGTGTGtctttatgcatttttttttttgttttgttttgctgttgttggtttttaagcattttatcTTTATGGTTAGTAAGTTTATGGTTTCCCCCCAACAAgagcgtatgtgtgtgtgtggctgcttTCACATAAACATTTGCTTGCCTCCCGATCGAGCCTATAAGCGAGAGCCCAAAAAGAGCAGACACATCTTCTTCTGCCGCCGCTGCCACGGAGTGTTGCCCCAAGAAATATGACTACACGTACAAGCCATTAAAAACGCCATTTTcgcggcgacgacgacgcgcTGCAGAGGAGGGCAACACAGGTACTGTGATTGCAACTTTTGCTTGGTCTGGTCCcctgtatacacacacacacacacactcacacagttGTGTCCCCAACAACGACGTCACTTTCGTGTCTGGCTCAGCGTCCATTGCGTCTGGGCTGGCTGAAGTTTACGATCGTATTAAAATCACCTTAAACAACACGCAATACCAAAATGGCCAGACAGTCCAAGCCAAGGCAAGCCAAGCCAACCCAacgtgtgtttgtatgtgacCCAAGAGCACGACGAATCTTTAGCCATGCCACACAATGTTGCAATGAGTTCCGCCCTCCcgctagcagcagcagcagcaacaacggcggcagcagcgtATCAGACGCGTCTACTGCTCTAACTCTGGCACTGAATGGAAACCGGCTGCAGCCAGTGGAGTCAGTGGAGTTGATTAAACCACGTCGACATAACAAATTACAGTTGGCTTGCATTGTGACGGCATTATCAGCTGAGGCAGCCAGGCCGCCAAGTCCGACATATCCATCACAATCAACAAGTGCAGCGACGAGGTGTGTCGCAGAATGGGAGCAGGCGACAAcgtcgacaacgacgacaacaaccacaacaacgtgAACGGTTGGCAAGGCAAAAGGACGTTGCAGCCTACAGTAATAATTGGtagttgaaattaataaacGTTAACTGTTACGAATTGTGTGCAGCGGACGCATGCatctgcaactgctgcaaagTCTCTGCTTACAACTGCCGCGTTGACTGCTAAGCAATTGTGCACAACATTGCCCTCAAGGCAGTCTGCAACATTGTTGCCTCGACGCAAGATCATGTAAATGATATATgtcagacacaaacacacacatacatacacatacacacactcatcgTGGCGACTGCGTCGTTGAGTTGGCTGTGGCCACTTGTGGTACTTGCCACTTGGCTACCGTCTTGCGCATGTCAAGAAAGGGGCGGACTCTCTTCGTACATTGTTGTAGctgtagttgcagttgcagttgcatgcaACGTGCGCCTGTGGTGTGAATAATGTGGCAGCGTTGAAAattgctgtgtgctgtgtctTGTGTTGCCTTGCGGCTTAACCGAACTCTgaacaacaaggacaacacCCAATTTAAAAACGCCAAAACAGCTGTAAGCGCTCTTGAATAATGACAATAATCGAGAATGTTGCACATACAAATGTGCTGCCAATAAGTGAATAATTCTCTGCTATGATTGCAAGCGAAATATATTTCCGCGACATTAACAGAATTTCGCGACATTTCcagcctgctgctgctgcttcctctTAGTTAACGTAACAGCTGGCAAAGTTCAGGATCTGCACGAGGAGCCATTAAAGCAAAAACCTGAAATTGCCAGACGTAAAATGCAacgaaatataataaaaacaaggcAAAAACTTAAGACTGTTTTAAATGTGTATGACTCGTAAACTgaagttttgctttttcttctcgattttttttttgcagcggACCACGTCACCTGTGAGGACATCAAGTGCGGCCCAAAGGATACTTGCCTCATCGACCTGCGTACGCACATGCCACGTTGCGTCTCTTGTCGCTACAAATGCGCCCGCAAGCAGCAACGGACGGTGAgtaacaagaacagcaacagcaactgttcAACTCGTAAAAACAAGCAACTcattcataatatttatagcaatTTCGGGCGGACAAAatctgtggcaacaacaatcacacgTATAACTCGTGGTGCGAGATGCGCAAGGATTCGTGTGCCACGGGCTATTTTATTGGCGTTCGATCGACGGGCGTCTGTTAGAACAAattagcaaaaatataatttcataaagcgatacatacataacatacatacatactactaTATAGCGCATTTCTGTGTAGTTCCAACATCCAAAGATTCTCGTTGTGCGTATAGCAAgcatagatacatacatacatatatacaaatacg
This is a stretch of genomic DNA from Drosophila albomicans strain 15112-1751.03 chromosome 3, ASM965048v2, whole genome shotgun sequence. It encodes these proteins:
- the LOC117567930 gene encoding streptococcal hemagglutinin; the encoded protein is MLQHQTNSQNNLTFLKSNYKYKRRNILTMRALPACCVARTPNQLAATLSKTDLKTSAATATVTTTTTIARKCSTILSLFIVIIWKVLQAAANCCLRYAGRIIANADDHENAYAYVFGHDHDVNATAVRHLQLVAFPQSHSHSHSHSHTRTTHAEDDANDEVSTAREQQQQQQHQLQQQHLSSSSLQKSSNSLTTTAAVATTTATAATTTAATSSATTTTRVVMLSAAKSRLPLMTLLIALLLSMRLTSAGTCWQTHLGSGKCNKIFSTNITKSDCCGVSQTFSYTDRELSSVEYFFATAIGGGVECAPCIESCKGFKCGPNKKCVKRKGRPKCVCAPECGATLRRKHQLQQQQLQQQQHHNVAEQQSWQPPKSSALLLSAMPPRGSRSLISEITNANLGLDGAKRQSESSSNNSSNNNNSNGTDNQRNQLQEKPMPMPKRTSRRRGMLGETKHRRLLIIDSSSSSNLQEQPTTRRLHMEGNGNSNGGRVQMQIKAERETEWEKELEMERLAPIRGYDRRRHRKNNSSSNNNNNNNSSSSSNNNGKHLTRSMTTLTSTTTTTALKVTATATGANDSSSTTPAQTAQSRHKLANANEPANDINRQQQQQLQQKDNAPARVRHQHQQQQQQQQLAPNHEQQYDNGSQQRRHKHKHNHKDKPHAAATETAAAAEGILLTANTTMSGSGSESGTGSGSGTGARRRLYLAEHGSETAASSGTSSGSSSSSSNSHLANTDDLTFLAGIYEAAPMVQQQQQQQHHTNPVCGNDGRTYNTECQLRKRACRTNNAQLEVAYRGHCKTSCNGVQCVNGLTCVEDQYMMPHCIVCKIDCPWDDDDDVDDESAAYDLDSDEEKSQRQQRRAVCGVDGKTYRSTCDINRMICKIGRSIAVAYPGPCRADHVTCEDIKCGPKDTCLIDLRTHMPRCVSCRYKCARKQQRTQFRADKICGNNNHTYNSWCEMRKDSCATGYFIGVRSTGVC